Proteins from one Malaya genurostris strain Urasoe2022 chromosome 2, Malgen_1.1, whole genome shotgun sequence genomic window:
- the LOC131431774 gene encoding tRNA-dihydrouridine(20a/20b) synthase [NAD(P)+]-like isoform X2, whose protein sequence is MIMADSFCRSEKARLNEFTTNEDDTPLVVQFAANNSVDFLSAAEMSFPYVDGVDLNCGCPQRWAMSDGYGCALLKTPEIIADMLATVRRNFPSSFSVSVKVRLLQKSLKATVDMCRQLEASKISFITVHGRTPTENTNIPVDKEALKEIKKSLSIPVVVNGDVFSLRDADKMYDITNCDGVMAARGILSNPAFFAGYEKTPLDCIQRWLSITAQADTDITFQALHHHLTFMAQTMLSRQQRIVFNNLSRDKQLVYDFFREEFQLEPQPVDHPSKVVCTYDDTLYRVRARTKTNHSVGDAVSYSSENTNGAFFNDKVSNLSDEDSLEDVDFMEGTLFGDIEA, encoded by the exons ATGATAATGGCCGATTCTTTTTGCCGAAGTGAAAAGGCCCGTCTAAATGAGTTTACTACCAATGAAG ATGACACTCCGCTAGTTGTTCAATTCGCCGCTAATAATTCGGTGGATTTTCTTTCAGCCGCTGAAATGTCATTCCC ATATGTTGACGGTGTCGATTTGAACTGCGGATGTCCACAACGTTGGGCAATGTCTGACGGATACGGTTGTGCCCTGTTAAAGACTCCTGAAATAATTGCTGATATGTTGGCCACCGTGAGAAGAAATTTCCCGAGTTCGTTCAGTGTTTCTGTAAAAGTACGGTTACTGCAAAAATCACTGAAAGCTACAGTGGACATGTGTCGACAGCTGGAAGCAAGCAAAATATCTTTTATTACAGTTCATGGAAGGACACCAACAGAAAATACGAACATTCCTGTTGATAAGGAGGCTTTGAAGgagattaaaaaaagtttatctaTTCCTGTGGTAGTGAACGGTGATGTATTTAGTTTACGAGATGCGGATAAGATGTACGATATTACAAATTGTGATG GTGTCATGGCTGCACGTGGGATTTTGTCCAACCCGGCTTTTTTTGCTGGTTACGAGAAAACTCCCCTGGACTGCATTCAACGATGGCTTAGCATCACAGCCCAAGCAGACACCGATATAACGTTCCAAGCGCTCCACCATCATCTTACTTTTATGGCACAAACGATGCTAAGCCGACAACAGCGAATTGTTTTCAACAACCTTTCCAGAGACAAGCAGTTGGTGTATGACTTCTTTCGAGAGGAATTTCAACTGGAACCGCAACCTGTGGATCATCCCAGTAAAGTTGTATGTACGTATGACGACACTCTATATCGGGTGCGGGCCAGAACAAAAACAAACCATTCTGTTGGAGATGCCGTCAGTTATTCGAGTGAGAACACCAATGGAGCGTTTTTCAATGACAAAGTTAGTAATCTATCTGACGAAGATAGTCTCGAGGACGTGGATTTCATGGAAGGAACTTTGTTCGGTGATATTGAAGCATag
- the LOC131431774 gene encoding tRNA-dihydrouridine(20a/20b) synthase [NAD(P)+]-like isoform X1 — MEIKPKHNIESLFDCARRQGTYLKICAPMVRYSKLEFRNLVRSFGVDLAFTSMIMADSFCRSEKARLNEFTTNEDDTPLVVQFAANNSVDFLSAAEMSFPYVDGVDLNCGCPQRWAMSDGYGCALLKTPEIIADMLATVRRNFPSSFSVSVKVRLLQKSLKATVDMCRQLEASKISFITVHGRTPTENTNIPVDKEALKEIKKSLSIPVVVNGDVFSLRDADKMYDITNCDGVMAARGILSNPAFFAGYEKTPLDCIQRWLSITAQADTDITFQALHHHLTFMAQTMLSRQQRIVFNNLSRDKQLVYDFFREEFQLEPQPVDHPSKVVCTYDDTLYRVRARTKTNHSVGDAVSYSSENTNGAFFNDKVSNLSDEDSLEDVDFMEGTLFGDIEA, encoded by the exons ATGGAG ATTAAACCAAAACATAATATTGAATCGCTCTTCGATTGTGCTCGCCGGCAAGgaacttatttaaaaatttgtgcGCCGATGGTAAGATACAGCAA ATTAGAGTTTCGAAATTTGGTTCGCTCATTTGGAGTAGACTTAGCTTTCACAAGTATGATAATGGCCGATTCTTTTTGCCGAAGTGAAAAGGCCCGTCTAAATGAGTTTACTACCAATGAAG ATGACACTCCGCTAGTTGTTCAATTCGCCGCTAATAATTCGGTGGATTTTCTTTCAGCCGCTGAAATGTCATTCCC ATATGTTGACGGTGTCGATTTGAACTGCGGATGTCCACAACGTTGGGCAATGTCTGACGGATACGGTTGTGCCCTGTTAAAGACTCCTGAAATAATTGCTGATATGTTGGCCACCGTGAGAAGAAATTTCCCGAGTTCGTTCAGTGTTTCTGTAAAAGTACGGTTACTGCAAAAATCACTGAAAGCTACAGTGGACATGTGTCGACAGCTGGAAGCAAGCAAAATATCTTTTATTACAGTTCATGGAAGGACACCAACAGAAAATACGAACATTCCTGTTGATAAGGAGGCTTTGAAGgagattaaaaaaagtttatctaTTCCTGTGGTAGTGAACGGTGATGTATTTAGTTTACGAGATGCGGATAAGATGTACGATATTACAAATTGTGATG GTGTCATGGCTGCACGTGGGATTTTGTCCAACCCGGCTTTTTTTGCTGGTTACGAGAAAACTCCCCTGGACTGCATTCAACGATGGCTTAGCATCACAGCCCAAGCAGACACCGATATAACGTTCCAAGCGCTCCACCATCATCTTACTTTTATGGCACAAACGATGCTAAGCCGACAACAGCGAATTGTTTTCAACAACCTTTCCAGAGACAAGCAGTTGGTGTATGACTTCTTTCGAGAGGAATTTCAACTGGAACCGCAACCTGTGGATCATCCCAGTAAAGTTGTATGTACGTATGACGACACTCTATATCGGGTGCGGGCCAGAACAAAAACAAACCATTCTGTTGGAGATGCCGTCAGTTATTCGAGTGAGAACACCAATGGAGCGTTTTTCAATGACAAAGTTAGTAATCTATCTGACGAAGATAGTCTCGAGGACGTGGATTTCATGGAAGGAACTTTGTTCGGTGATATTGAAGCATag